In Miscanthus floridulus cultivar M001 chromosome 5, ASM1932011v1, whole genome shotgun sequence, one genomic interval encodes:
- the LOC136453495 gene encoding ATP-dependent Clp protease adapter protein CLPS2, chloroplastic-like gives MAMAISGRAAALVVPSTAATTPLPSTVSVNQRAARLRNRKKATMKVATAPHASGGGGGGAVLERPPAFDQSQLDTLPVTQEGRDPGRLKDGRRSGSGDSYKVLLVDNVRYTEKHVEKALPQVVPSITDEAARQLFHESRMRGVATVIVAVKEHAEFYAQMMVRQGLRSAIEPESDMAT, from the exons ATGGCAATGGCCATCAGCGGACGAGCAGCCGCGCTCGTCGTCCCGAGCACCGCGGCCACTACTCCGCTTCCCTCCACCGTCTCCGTGAACCAGAGAGCGGCCCGGCTTCGGAATCGGAAGAAGGCGACGATGAAAGTTGCTACGGCGCCGCACgcgagcggtggcggcggcggcggcgcggtgctGGAGCGGCCGCCGGCATTCGATCAGTCCCAGCTCGACACGCTCCCCGTCACGCAGGAAGGACGGGACCCCGGAAGGCTCAAGGATGGGAGGCGCTCCGGGAGCGGCGACAGCTACAAGGTTTTGCTCGTGGACAACGTGCGCTACACCGAGAAGCACG TGGAGAAGGCCTTGCCGCAGGTGGTGCCCTCCATAACCGACGAAGCCGCACGGCAGCTGTTCCATGAGTCTCGGATGAGGGGCGTCGCGACTGTCATCGTTGCCGTCAAG GAGCACGCCGAGTTCTACGCACAGATGATGGTCCGTCAGGGACTCCGCTCTGCCATCGAACCTGAATCGGACATGGCGACCTGA
- the LOC136453496 gene encoding histone deacetylase 10, chloroplastic-like — protein sequence MSPLFRHCCAFGRHHPHPLIWRSIFQTLGREQKQIRSWSAQCSANQDQTSLEKGNAPKNLAIPDNSLLDARILYCTSPALGHNKEAHPESNKRVPAIVDALEKLELSPKHRGSQVLEIQNFNPASLDDVARVHSRSYITGLEKAMGRASDEGLIFIEGTGPTYATETTFQESLLSAGAGITLVDSVVAASKLGPNPPLGFALVRPPGHHAVPQGPMGFCVFGNIAVAARYAQHQHGLKRVMIIDFDVHHGNGTSDAFYDDPDIFFLSTHQLGSYPGTGKINEVGQGDGEGTTFNLPLPGGAGDYAMRCAFDEVIAPSAHRFKPDIILVSAGYDAHVLDPLAGLQFTTGTFYMLASSIKQLAKELCGGRCVFFLEGGYNLQSLSSSVADTFCAFLDEPSLAAQFDDPAILSEEPTRKIKDAIEKAKGIHSL from the exons ATGTCACCTTTGTTCAGACACTGCTGTGCCTTTGGAAGGCATCATCCTCATCCCTTAATTTGGAGGAGCATCTTCCAAACATTGGGAAGAGAACAAAAACAAATCAGGAGTTGGAGTGCACAGTGCTCAGCAAATCAGGATCAAACTTCTTTAGAGAAAGGGAATGCTCCAAAGAATTTAGCAATACCTGATAATTCACTTCTCGATGCTCGTATACTCTATTGTACCTCTCCTGCCCTGGGTCATAACAAA GAAGCACATCCAGAATCTAACAAAAGAGTTCCTGCAATAGTTGATGCTCTTGAGAAATTGGAGCTTAGTCCCAAG CATCGTGGTTCACAGGTTctggaaattcaaaatttcaacccTGCTTCTCTAGATGATGTTGCACGAGTTCATTCAAGATCTTACATCACTGGACTCGAAAAG GCTATGGGTAGAGCTTCAGATGAAGGTCTGATATTTATTGAAGGGACTGGACCAACATACGCTACAGAGACT ACTTTTCAAGAATCACTTCTATCAGCTGGTGCTGGAATCACATTGGTTGATTCAGTG GTCGCAGCGTCAAAGTTAGGTCCTAATCCGCCCCTTGGCTTTGCGTTAGTAAGGCCACCAGGACATCATGCTGTTCCTCAAGGTCCCATGGGTTTTTGTGTCTTTGGGAACATCGCAGTGGCAGCTCGGTACGCTCAGCATCAACATGGACTAAAGCGTGTGATGATAATAGATTTTGACGTTCACCATGGCAATGGGACATCCGATGCATTTTATGATGATCCAGAcatcttcttcctctcaactCACCAG CTTGGAAGCTACCCTGGTACTGGTAAGATCAATGAAGTCGGACAGGGTGATGGTGAAGGCACGACATTCAACCTTCCTCTGCCCGGTGGTGCAGGTGATTACGCAATGAGGTGTGCATTTGATGAGGTCATTGCTCCATCTGCTCATCGATTCAAGCCTGATATAATCCTTGTTTCAGCTGG ATACGACGCACACGTGCTGGACCCTCTGGCTGGCCTGCAGTTCACAACAGGCACGTTCTACATGTTGGCATCCAGCATCAAGCAGCTGGCcaaggaactctgtggtggccgCTGTGTCTTCTTCCTGGAAGGCGGGTACAACCTGCAGTCGCTCTCCAGCTCTGTTGCCGACACGTTCTGTGCATTCCTTGATGAGCCCAGCCTCGCAGCACAGTTCGATGATCCAGCGATACTTTCTGAAGAGCCGACTCGGAAGATCAAAGACGCAATTGAGAAGGCCAAGGGCATCCACTCACTCTAG